One genomic region from Euzebya tangerina encodes:
- a CDS encoding VOC family protein, whose product MNLSIHHAFLPHTDPEASLAFYRDILGFEVHNDVGYEDMRWITVGPPDRSGTSIVLQPPSADPGITEAEQQTIAEMMAKGTFAGIVLSTPDLTATFEAIEATGADIVQEPADQDYGVRDCAVRDPAGNLIRIQERPA is encoded by the coding sequence ATGAACCTCTCCATACACCACGCCTTCCTCCCACACACCGACCCTGAGGCCTCCCTGGCCTTCTACCGGGACATCCTCGGATTCGAGGTCCACAACGATGTCGGGTACGAGGACATGCGGTGGATCACCGTCGGACCACCGGACCGGTCCGGAACGTCCATCGTCCTCCAGCCGCCGAGCGCCGATCCGGGCATCACCGAGGCGGAGCAGCAGACCATCGCCGAGATGATGGCCAAGGGCACCTTCGCCGGAATCGTGCTGTCCACGCCCGACCTGACGGCAACCTTCGAGGCCATCGAAGCCACCGGAGCCGACATCGTCCAAGAGCCCGCCGATCAGGACTATGGGGTGCGGGACTGTGCCGTCCGCGACCCCGCCGGCAACCTCATCCGCATCCAGGAGCGACCAGCCTAG
- a CDS encoding helix-turn-helix domain-containing protein codes for MRADLDALVRLRRARDRMDRHYAGPLNVPELAQLACMSPGHFSRQFKLAYGETPYAYLMTRRIERAMALLRDTERTVTEICFAVGFGSLGTFSTRFAELVGTTPTAFRERARAEASRMPPCVERRVSRPVRNEEASRPRLYVP; via the coding sequence ATGAGGGCCGACCTGGATGCGCTGGTCCGCCTGCGGCGCGCCCGAGACCGGATGGATCGCCACTACGCCGGACCGTTGAACGTGCCGGAACTCGCGCAACTGGCCTGCATGTCCCCCGGCCACTTCAGCCGCCAGTTCAAGCTGGCGTACGGGGAGACCCCCTACGCCTACCTGATGACCCGCCGGATCGAGCGTGCGATGGCCCTGCTGCGCGACACCGAGCGGACGGTGACGGAGATCTGCTTCGCCGTCGGGTTTGGGTCACTCGGGACCTTCAGCACCCGCTTCGCCGAACTGGTCGGCACCACTCCAACGGCGTTTCGGGAGCGGGCGCGGGCAGAGGCGAGCCGGATGCCGCCGTGTGTCGAGCGTCGGGTGAGCAGACCGGTCAGGAACGAAGAAGCATCCCGGCCGAGGCTGTACGTACCGTGA